TccaaaatcttcactatcaataaaatcgGCTAAACAAAGTTTTTCTCTAGCTAATACTAAAGGTACATAGCAACAATAACAACATCAAGAACACCATTATTAGCAATACACACGAACTTGAGGAATCAATGATAAATCTCACTAAAACACGGATTCAGTTCAACCCACGAAAAACTTGATGTTTGGAGCACAAATCGACCTTCAATTATCAGCTTAATGAAAACCAGACAAcaccctctttctctcttgctaCTACATCTGCCTAATAATTCTTTTGCAGATATCAcataaaaatagagagaagcCCCGTTAATTTAGGCCAAATAAAGCCTCTCATTATTTCTCCACATGGATTATGCTTGAAAGTAAACCCAGTCCAATACGGAGACGTGAAGAAGACTGATTGGAGTAGGACACAAGAAAAGACGATAAAGGTAGGTGGCAAGATGCTGGGTGGCCGGAAAATTAACGACGGGTTGCCGTGTGCTTCAGCGCCTGACGAGGCGAGCTAGCCAGAAGCAACCGAGAGGATTATTGAGACTGAGAATGAGGCGAGAATTTTTCGCTTTCACATGAGGCGCGGATCTAACGGCTCAATAGAAGGTAAACGGAAATGGGACCCATGATCGCCCGTCTTCCAAGACTCGCCCGTCTCTTGAAAACGATTCCGCGTCAAGTATTTTTGGTTCGCCTTTGATATAAATCATCGAGCACAACCCAGATGTAAATCATCTTCGGATATAACAAAGAGGCCAACAAAGAAAACTATAGCCGCATATATGCACGCTGGCACCACGAAAACTGCAGAACGTAATCATCCTTTCACTCATCTCGTTCAGACATAATATGTGTTcatgaaacaaaacaaaaatgtcCACGCAAAATACAGGGACTCAGGTTCAAAATATCAATCGATGAATAcccaaaaaaacgaaaaaggaacAGTCCGGCATCCACTAAAAACTGCTTTGTACACGATCTACGTTCTCTAAGGCCTACAAAACGAGATCTAGCACCAAAGGTGGCGCGGCCTTTCCTAAACGCAAGGTCAAGTCGTCCTCCGTCGGTGACGAGTTCAAATCCAAACACATGACTCTCTTACTGTTTGATTTCTTTAACACCGGCACAGGCTTTTCGGCCGTCGCCAATCTCTCCGCCATGGCGGCCCTGTGCCTCCTCATGTGACCGCCAAGGGCTTGGCCGAGCGGGAACTCGAGGCCGCATATCGAGCACTCGTGCGTCTTCGGCTTGGCCGGTGAGGAATCCGCGGAGCGCCCTAGGTGGAAGAGATCGCCGGACAGCTTCGGCTTCTTGTGGCTGGCTCTGTGCCCTCCGAGCGCCTGGAAGGATGAGAACTCGCGGTTGCACGTCTTGCACGCGAACATCCGCTCTGTAGGCCGGGATTTGTGGTTCAGCCATGACGAGTCGGCGCTCTCGCCGACTCGGGAGAGGAGCATCAAGCAGTTGGCCAGGGCCAGGGCTTCGACCTCCGtgtcctctctgtctctcttcaCCATCTCCGGAATTCTGTAGTAGAGAACGTGAAACCGAGGTGTCTGCTTTTTTCTGGTTTCCTCTTTTGCTTGCTGAGTCGGGAATCGGGATGACTAGTATGACACTGGGGGTTGGAGTGCGACTCTCTTATATAGAGGGCGAGAAGCAAGGGGCGAGCGATGACCCGTACGCTCACGCCAAGTGGCGAAAGGGCCCTTGAAGTTTCTTGGGGAGCAAGTAGGGGGGATTAATGTGGTCGCTTTTGCGTGAATGTGAAGGGCAAATATGGCAATGTGGGCCGCCAATGGGTGAGCGAGGATAGCGCGTCACCGCTTGTTAAACTGGGAAGTCGTCACAACTCACAAGGGAGCGATGCCGTagtttctttgacttttctagAAGCATTTCCCTTGCCCCATTGGAGTTGTCCAGGCGTGTGCTCAAGAGTATCCGAtattttaactctttttttttttattgcgtAGAGCAATTCCAACTGCTCGGAAGACAACTTTGTGATGTAATATTCAAGTATTTTAATACTCCTCTTCACTCTCGATCAGATTTTGATCTAAAACTAaccataaaaatatattataagtgaaacaaatgaagagtttgagaagatttaaatttcaaaatagcAACTCTTGACTTTAATACTACGTAACAACATTTTATGGGGCATCTACCatctattttgaaaaatttaaatcattaaaatgaatgTGTGATTTAGGATTCGGATATGCTAACGCACCCCACTTTCTCAATGCGACtcacaaatcaatttcaatgaaatACACTGACGAAGATGAAATTAGGTCAACCGTCTGTCAACCACTGCAATGGGACGAAACCATCCAATACATTTCGAAAGAACGTGAAGAAAGTGGAAGGAGGGTTCGCCcgaattgatgatgatgatggcatccGAGGCCGAGACCTAAGAACACGGTAACACCAAACTCGTAATGACCGGCGTTCATCTTTTACTCGTTCCAAAAAGCTCGTAAAAAGTATGGGCTGAAATCACCAAAAAGGGGGTGGACCATTCGTTACGGGGGGTGGGTACTGGGAAGGAGTCACGCACGCGCTATGATTACGTCACAAAATCACGATGCTTCGCGAGGGGAACGAGTCACCAGAGACGTAAACATGACAGCAGCAGCCTGCAGGGCAAACCGATCCAAATGGGGAAACGTGGAGCGTGCGACGTCGCTGCGACGTCGCCCGCGCTCATTGTATGGATAAACTTGAAAGTGTGGTCGATTCCTGGAAAAATTGAAAGTACGGCTCACCTGCTTCCTGATTCAAACGTATCGAAAATCATTTAAGTCAGATTAATATCCATAGATGTACGGAAATTGCCCACGGAATAGGTGAGATACGTGAGGCAGCGGGAGTGATAAAACTGGTGGCCAGCGTTTTGCACACACAAGTTAATGCAATGGCCCACGCACCATCCACGGAAAGAAAATCCTACTGCAAACGGCATTTTGTTGTTAGATCAGATTCATACCAGGGGACGCAAATGATTTTCTCGGAGTTGCCAAATTCATTGACATTTCTCGTTATTTCGGCAGCCGCATTTCAGTAACCATATGGGAATATTGACTAGGTTGTGCTTAGCGTGATGCTAGGCCTAGACGCGACCTTCTAAATAATAATCAGCGGGTGAGCTGTAAtttgaattaaagaaaataataaagcaCTTAATCACTTGACCAAAACTTtcggaatttttaaaaaatctagcGAATAATGATATCACGGGTGTCATTGATGTGGTCTAATTCAACCAATCAAACTTCCCCAATTCGCTCCAGTGATGATTGCCCATTTGCAGTTTGAAATTCAAGAAGTGCGAAAATTTGGGTCATGGCCGTGTGaaatacttttgtttctttttactcACCCAACATTTTCCACAAGCAGCGACTGAGCTCAATAAACTTAAC
The nucleotide sequence above comes from Eucalyptus grandis isolate ANBG69807.140 chromosome 2, ASM1654582v1, whole genome shotgun sequence. Encoded proteins:
- the LOC104432766 gene encoding zinc finger protein ZAT8; protein product: MVKRDREDTEVEALALANCLMLLSRVGESADSSWLNHKSRPTERMFACKTCNREFSSFQALGGHRASHKKPKLSGDLFHLGRSADSSPAKPKTHECSICGLEFPLGQALGGHMRRHRAAMAERLATAEKPVPVLKKSNSKRVMCLDLNSSPTEDDLTLRLGKAAPPLVLDLVL